The proteins below are encoded in one region of Saccopteryx leptura isolate mSacLep1 chromosome 1, mSacLep1_pri_phased_curated, whole genome shotgun sequence:
- the SPI1 gene encoding transcription factor PU.1 isoform X1, with translation MLQACKMEGFPLVPPQPSEDLVPYDTDLYQRQTHEYYPYLSSDGESHSDHYWDFHPHHVHSEFDSFAENHFTELQSVQPPQLQQLYRHMELEQMHVLDTPMAPTHAGLGHQVPYLPRMCLPYPSMSPAQPSTDEEEGERQSPPLEVSDGEADGLEPGPGLLHGETGSKKKIRLYQFLLDLLRSGDMKDSIWWVDKDKGTFQFSSKHKEALAHRWGIQKGNRKKMTYQKMARALRNYGKTGEVKKVKKKLTYQFSGEVLGRGGLADRRHPPH, from the exons ATGTTACAGGCGTGCAAAATGGAAGGGTTTCCCCTCGTCCCCCCT CAGCCATCGGAGGACCTAGTTCCTTATGACACAGACCTGTACCAGCGCCAGACGCATGAGTATTACCCCTATCTCAGCAGTGATGGAGAAAGCCACAGTG ACCATTACTGGGACTTCCACCCGCACCACGTGCACAGCGAGTTCGACAGCTTCGCGGAGAACCACTTCACCGAGCTGCAGAGCGTGCAGCCCCCGCAGCTGCAGCAGCTCTACCGCCACATGGAGCTGGAGCAGATGCACGTGCTGGACACCCCCATGGCGCCCACGCACGCCGGCCTCGGCCACCAG GTCCCCTACCTGCCCCGCATGTGCCTCCCGTACCCCTCCAtgtccccagcccagcccagcacggACGAGGAGGAGGGCGAGCGGCAGAGTCCCCCGCTGGAGGTGTCTGACGGGGAGGCTGACGGCCTGGAGCCCGGGCCAGGCCTCCTGCACGGGGAAACAG GCAGCAAGAAGAAGATCCGCCTGTACCAGTTCCTGCTCGACCTGCTCCGCAGTGGTGACATGAAGGACAGCATCTGGTGGGTGGACAAGGACAAGGGCACCTTCCAGTTCTCGTCCAAGCACAAGGAGGCGCTGGCACACCGCTGGGGCATCCAGAAGGGCAACCGGAAGAAGATGACTTACCAGAAGATGGCCCGCGCACTGCGCAACTATGGCAAGACGGGCGAGGTCAAGAAGGTCAAGAAGAAGCTCACCTACCAGTTCAGCGGGGAGGTGCTGGGCCGCGGGGGCCTGGCCGATCGACGCCACCCGCCCCACTGA
- the SPI1 gene encoding transcription factor PU.1 isoform X2 has product MLQACKMEGFPLVPPPSEDLVPYDTDLYQRQTHEYYPYLSSDGESHSDHYWDFHPHHVHSEFDSFAENHFTELQSVQPPQLQQLYRHMELEQMHVLDTPMAPTHAGLGHQVPYLPRMCLPYPSMSPAQPSTDEEEGERQSPPLEVSDGEADGLEPGPGLLHGETGSKKKIRLYQFLLDLLRSGDMKDSIWWVDKDKGTFQFSSKHKEALAHRWGIQKGNRKKMTYQKMARALRNYGKTGEVKKVKKKLTYQFSGEVLGRGGLADRRHPPH; this is encoded by the exons ATGTTACAGGCGTGCAAAATGGAAGGGTTTCCCCTCGTCCCCCCT CCATCGGAGGACCTAGTTCCTTATGACACAGACCTGTACCAGCGCCAGACGCATGAGTATTACCCCTATCTCAGCAGTGATGGAGAAAGCCACAGTG ACCATTACTGGGACTTCCACCCGCACCACGTGCACAGCGAGTTCGACAGCTTCGCGGAGAACCACTTCACCGAGCTGCAGAGCGTGCAGCCCCCGCAGCTGCAGCAGCTCTACCGCCACATGGAGCTGGAGCAGATGCACGTGCTGGACACCCCCATGGCGCCCACGCACGCCGGCCTCGGCCACCAG GTCCCCTACCTGCCCCGCATGTGCCTCCCGTACCCCTCCAtgtccccagcccagcccagcacggACGAGGAGGAGGGCGAGCGGCAGAGTCCCCCGCTGGAGGTGTCTGACGGGGAGGCTGACGGCCTGGAGCCCGGGCCAGGCCTCCTGCACGGGGAAACAG GCAGCAAGAAGAAGATCCGCCTGTACCAGTTCCTGCTCGACCTGCTCCGCAGTGGTGACATGAAGGACAGCATCTGGTGGGTGGACAAGGACAAGGGCACCTTCCAGTTCTCGTCCAAGCACAAGGAGGCGCTGGCACACCGCTGGGGCATCCAGAAGGGCAACCGGAAGAAGATGACTTACCAGAAGATGGCCCGCGCACTGCGCAACTATGGCAAGACGGGCGAGGTCAAGAAGGTCAAGAAGAAGCTCACCTACCAGTTCAGCGGGGAGGTGCTGGGCCGCGGGGGCCTGGCCGATCGACGCCACCCGCCCCACTGA
- the MYBPC3 gene encoding myosin-binding protein C, cardiac-type — MPEPGKKPVSAFSKKPRSMEVAAGSPAVFEAETERTGVKVRWQRGGSDISASDKFGLAAEGTRHTLTVRDVGPADQGSYAVIAGSSKVKFDLKVTEAEKPEPKPEPVPVPAPAEAPGLPGEAPASATEVEGGSPSPEGSSSAAANGPGAPDDPIGLFVTRPQDGEVTVGGSITFSARVAGASLLKPPTVKWFKGKWVDLSSKAGQHLQLHDSYDRASKIYLFELHITDAQATLAGGYRCEVSTKDKFDSCNFNLTVHEAIGPGDLDLRSAFRRTSLAGGARRTSDSNEDAGILDFSSLLKKSSSFRTPRDSKLEAPAEEDVWEILRQAPPSEYERIAFQHGVTDLRGMLKRLKGMKRDEKKSTAFQKKLQPAYQVSKGHKIRLTVELADPDAEVKWLKNGQEIQMSGSKYIFESNGTKRTLTISQCSLADDAAYQCVVGGEKCSTELFVKEPPVLITRPLEDQLVMVGQRVEFECEVSEEGAQVKWLKDGVELTREETFKYRFKKDGRKHHLIINEATLEDAGHYALRTSGGQALAELIVQEKKLEVYQSIADLTVGAKDQAVFKCEVSDENVRGVWLKNGKELVPDSRIKVSHIGRVHKLTIDDVTPADEADYSFVPEGFACNLSAKLHFMEVKIDFVPRQEPPKIHLDCPGRKTDTIVVVAGNKLRLDVPISGDPAPTVIWQKAATSGKEVPAGPAPDAPGDAGASDEWVFDKKLLCETEGRVRVETTKDRSILTVEGAEKEDEGVYTVTVKNPVGEDQVNLTVKVIDVPDAPAAPKISNVGEDSCTVQWEPPAYDGGQPVLGYILERKKKKSYRWMRLNFDLLRDLSHEARRMIEGVVYEMRVYAVNAIGMSRPSPASQPFMPVGPPSEPTHLVVEDISDTTVSLKWRPPEREGAGGLDGYSVEYCQEGGSEWVAALQGLTERTSLLVKDLPTGARLLFRVRAHNVAGPGAPATTKEPVTVQEILQRPRLQLPRHLRQTIQRRVGEPVNLLIPFQGKPRPQVTWTKDGQPLAAQEVNTRNSPTDTILFIRAARRAHSGTYQVTLRIESMEDKATLLLQVVDKPSPPLDLQVTEAWGFNVALEWKPPQDDGNTEICGYTVQKADKKTMEWFTVLEHYRRTHCVVSELIIGNSYYFRVFSHNMVGPSDKAAITKEPVVIPKTGTTYEPPIYKALDFTEAPSFTRPLVNRSVVAGYNAVLCCAVRGSPQPKISWFKNGLDLRGDARFRMFSKQGVLTLEIRKPCPFDGGVYVCKAINLQGEARCECRVEVRVPQ, encoded by the exons ATGCCTGAGCCGGGGAAGAAGCCAG TCTCAGCCTTCAGCAAGAAGCCACGGTCAATGGAGGTGGCCGCTGGCAGCCCTGCCGTGTTCGAGGCCGAGACAGAGCGGACAGGAGTGAAGGTGCGCTGGCAGCGAGGGGGCAGTGACATCAGTGCCAGCGACAAGTTTGGCCTGGCAGCCGAGGGCACACGGCATACGCTGACAGTGAGGGACGTGGGCCCTGCTGACCAGGGGTCTTACGCAGTCATCGCCGGCTCCTCTAAGGTCAAGTTTGACCTCAAGGTCACAGAAGCAG AGAAGCCAGAGCCCAAGCCAGAGCCCGTGCCAGTGCCAGCCCCTGCCGAGGCCCCTGGACTTCCCGGAGAAGCCCCGGCCTCAGCCACTGAGGTGGAAGGAGGCTCCCCAAGTCCCGAAG GGTCAAGTTCAGCAGCCGCCAACGGCCCTGGTGCCCCCGATGACCCCATCGGCCTCTTTGTGACACGGCCACAGGACGGCGAGGTGACTGTGG GCGGCAGCATCACCTTCTCAGCCCGCGTGGCCGGGGCTAGCCTTTTGAAACCACCCACAGTCAAGTGGTTCAAGGGCAAGTGGGTAGACCTGAGCAGCAAGGCGGGCCAACACCTGCAGCTGCATGACAGCTACGACCGGGCCAGCAAG ATCTACCTGTTTGAGCTGCACATCACAGATGCCCAAGCCACGCTTGCCGGAGGCTACCGCTGTGAGGTGTCCACCAAGGACAAATTTGACAGCTGCAACTTTAACCTCACCGTGCATG AGGCCATCGGCCCTGGAGACCTGGACCTCCGGTCAGCTTTCCGCCGCAC GAGCCTGGCTGGAGGTGCTCGGAGGACCAG CGACAGCAATGAGGACGCGGGGATTTTGGACTTCAGCTCACTGCTGAAGAAGAG CAGCAGTTTCCGGACCCCACG GGACTCGAAGCTGGAGGCCCCGGCAGAGGAGGACGTGTGGGAGATCCTGCGGCAGGCGCCCCCCTCCGAGTACGAGCGCATCGCCTTCCAGCATGGTGTCACCGACCTGCGAGGCATGCTCAAGAGGCTCAAGGGCATGAAGCGCGATGAGAAGAAGAGCACGG CCTTCCAGAAGAAGCTGCAGCCGGCCTACCAGGTGAGCAAGGGCCACAAGATCCGGCTGACCGTGGAGCTGGCCGACCCCGACGCCGAGGTCAAGTGGTTGAAGAATGGACAGGAGATCCAGATGAGTGGCAG caa GTACATCTTCGAGTCCAATGGCACCAAGCGCACACTGACCATCAGCCAGTGCTCGCTGGCAGATGACGCAGCCTACCAGTGCGTGGTGGGCGGCGAGAAGTGCAGCACCGAGCTCTTTGTCAAAG AGCCCCCCGTGCTGATCACGAGGCCCCTGGAGGACCAGCTGGTGATGGTTGGACAGCGGGTGGAATTTGAGTGTGAGGTGTCTGAGGAGGGCGCCCAGGTCAAATG GCTGAAGGACGGGGTGGAACTGACTCGGGAAGAGACCTTCAAATACCGGTTCAAGAAGGATGGCCGAAAACACCATTTGATCATCAACGAGGCGACGCTGGAGGATGCTGGGCACTATGCCCTGCGCACCAGCGGGGGCCAGGCACTGGCCGAGCTCATCGTGCAGG agaaaAAGCTGGAGGTGTATCAGAGCATCGCAGACTTGACGGTGGGCGCCAAGGACCAGGCCGTGTTCAAGTGTGAGGTGTCGGATGAGAACGTGCGGGGCGTGTGGCTGAAGAACGGGAAGGAGCTGGTGCCTGACAGCCGAATAAAGGTGTCCCACATCGGGCG GGTCCACAAACTGACCATTGACGACGTCACGCCTGCAGACGAGGCGGACTACAGCTTTGTGCCTGAGGGCTTCGCCTGCAACCTGTCCGCCAAGCTCCACTTCATGG AGGTCAAGATTGACTTTGTGCCCAGGCAGG AACCTCCCAAGATCCACCTGGACTGCCCAGGCCGCAAAACAGACACCATTGTGGTTGTGGCTGGCAACAAGCTACGCCTGGACGTCCCTATCTCCGGGGACCCTGCTCCCACTGTGATCTGGCAGAAGGCCGCCACATCG GGGAAGGAGGTCCCAGCTGGGCCAGCACCTGATGCCCCTGGGGATGCAGGTGCCAGCGATGAGTGGGTGTTTGACAAGAAG CTGCTGTGTGAGACTGAGGGCCGGGTCCGAGTGGAGACCACCAAGGACCGCAGTATCCTTACTGTGGAGGGGGCAGAGAAGGAAGATGAGGGTGTCTACACCGTCACCGTGAAGAACCCGGTGGGCGAGGACCAGGTCAACCTGACAGTCAAGGTCATCG ATGTGCCGGATGCCCCTGCAGCCCCCAAGATCAGCAACGTGGGCGAGGACTCCTGCACGGTGCAGTGGGAGCCACCTGCCTATGACGGAGGGCAGCCAGTCCTGG GTTACATCCTGGAGCGCAAGAAGAAGAAGAGCTACCGGTGGATGCGGCTGAACTTTGACCTGCTGCGTGATCTGAGCCACGAGGCGCGGCGCATGATCGAGGGCGTGGTGTACGAGATGCGCGTCTACGCGGTCAATGCCATCGGCATGTCCAGGCCCAGCCCTGCTTCCCAGCCTTTCATGCCCGTTG GCCCCCCCAGCGAGCCCACCCACCTGGTGGTGGAGGATATCTCCGACACCACTGTGTCCCTCAAGTGGCGGCCCCCGGAGCGCGAGGGAGCGGGCGGCCTGGATGGCTACAGTGTGGAGTACTGCCAGGAGGGCG GCTCAGAGTGGGTGGCCGCCCTGCAGGGGCTGACAGAGCGCACATCGCTGCTGGTGAAGGACCTGCCCACGGGGGCCCGGCTGCTCTTCCGGGTGCGGGCACACAATGTGGCCGGGCCTGGGGCCCCCGCTACCACCAAGGAGCCCGTGACGGTGCAGGAGATACTGC AGCGGCCGCGActccagctgcccaggcacctacGCCAGACCATCCAGAGGAGGGTCGGGGAGCCCGTGAACCTCCTCATTCCTTTCCAG GGCAAGCCCCGGCCTCAGGTGACCTGGACCAAAGACGGGCAGCCCCTGGCAGCCCAGGAGGTGAACACCCGCAACAGCCCCACAGACACCATCCTCTTCATCCGGGCTGCTCGCCGCGCCCACTCTGGCACCTACCAGGTGACCCTGCGCATCGAGAGCATGGAGGACAAGGCGACACTGCTCCTGCAGGTCGTTG ACAAGCCCAGTCCTCCCCTGGACCTTCAGGTCACCGAGGCATGGGGCTTCAATGTGGCTCTGGAGTGGAAGCCACCCCAAGATGACGGCAACACGGAGATCTGTGGTTACACAGTACAGAAAGCTGACAAGAAGACTATG GAGTGGTTCACCGTCCTGGAGCATTACCGCCGCACCCACTGTGTGGTGTCCGAGCTCATCATCGGCAATAGCTACTACTTCCGCGTCTTCAGCCATAACATGGTGGGGCCCAGTGACAAAGCCGCCATCACCAAGGAGCCTGTCGTCATCCCCAAAACAG GCACTACCTATGAGCCACCCATCTACAAGGCCCTGGACTTCACCGAGGCCCCAAGCTTCACGCGCCCCCTGGTGAACCGCTCAGTGGTGGCCGGCTACAATGCTGTTCTCTGCTGTGCTGTGCGGGGCAGCCCCCAG CCCAAGATTTCCTGGTTCAAGAACGGCCTGGACCTGCGCGGGGACGCCCGCTTCCGCATGTTCAGCAAGCAGGGAGTACTGACCCTGGAGATCAGGAAGCCCTGCCCCTTCGATGGCGGGGTGTATGTCTGCAAGGCCATCAACTTACAGGGCGAAGCACGGTGCGAGTGCCGCGTGGAGGTGCGAG TGCCTCAATGA